A genomic stretch from Tenrec ecaudatus isolate mTenEca1 chromosome X, mTenEca1.hap1, whole genome shotgun sequence includes:
- the LOC142433072 gene encoding forkhead box protein H1-like — MGPSRDPHLGPPRVESPSQLPKRRKKRYLRHDKPPYTYLAMIALVIQAAPSQKLKLAQIIRQVQAMFPFFRDDYEGWKDSIRHNLSSNPCFRKVPKDPSKPQAKGNFWVVDVGLIPAEALRLQNTALCRRWLSRGARGAFVKDLGPYVLQGRPYQPPSPPPAPHEGFSIKSLLGDPGEGSHWPHLPPKKSSAPGSMGCGVQERVPTPPQPSERPLWPFCSLPGPTRGEGETSQGGTTQLPPLSPEPRAWPVQLLPGTPDTRGGLSDGGHRAPLWGQLPTSYLPIYTPNVVMPLAPLPTTSCPGCPPATSPAYWGVAPETQGSPGLLWDLDALFQGVPPNKSIYDVWVSHPRDLAVPAPGWLLSWYGL; from the coding sequence GAGTCCCCCTCCCAGCTTcccaagaggaggaaaaaaagatacCTGCGACATGACAAGCCTCCCTACACCTACCTGGCCATGATCGCCCTTGTGATCCAGGCTGCGCCATCCCAGAAGCTGAAACTAGCCCAGATCATCCGGCAGGTCCAGGCCATGTTCCCCTTCTTCAGGGACGACTACGAGGGCTGGAAGGACTCCATCCGACACAACCTCTCCTCCAACCCATGTTTCCGAAAGGTGCCCAAGGACCCTTCAAAGCCTCAAGCCAAGGGCAACTTCTGGGTGGTAGACGTGGGCCTGATCCCAGCTGAGGCCCTGCGGCTGCAGAACACAGCTCTGTGTCGGCGCTGGCTAAGCAGGGGCGCTCGAGGGGCCTTCGTCAAGGACCTGGGCCCCTATGTCCTACAGGGACGGCCCTAccagcctcccagccccccaccagcACCCCACGAAGGCTTCAGTATCAAGTCCCTGCTGGGAGACCCAGGGGAGGGATCACACTGGCCCCATCTGCCTCCAAAGAAAAGTTCAGCTCCAGGCAGCATGGGGTGCGGCGTGCAGGAGAGGGTGCCCACGCCACCCCAGCCCTCTGAAAgacccctgtggcccttctgctcactccctggaccCACAAGAGGTGAGGGGGAGACATCCCAGGGGGGGACCACtcagctccctcccctctccccagagcCCAGGGCCTGGCCTGTGCAACTACTGCCAGGCACCCCAGACACCCGAGGAGGACTATCTGATGGGGGACACAGGGCCCCACTTTGGGGGCAGCTGCCCACTTCCTACTTGCCCATCTATACCCCCAATGTGGTCATGCCCTTGGCTCCCCTCCCAACCAcctcctgtcctgggtgcccaccTGCCACCAGCCCAGCCTACTGGGGGGTGGCTCCTGAAACCCAAgggtcccctgggctgctctgggATCTCGACGCCCTGTTCCAGGGCGTGCCTCCGAACAAGAGCATCTACGACGTGTGGGTGAGCCACCCTCGGGACCTGGCTGTCCCAGCCCCAGGCTGGCTGCTCTCCTGGTATGGCCTGTGA